A region of Mesorhizobium sp. AR02 DNA encodes the following proteins:
- a CDS encoding ABC transporter ATP-binding protein produces the protein MAEIRVQHLRKAFGDFVAVQDSNFVVEDGEFFVMLGPSGCGKTTTLRMIAGLELPTGGEILLGGDDVTMLRARERDIAFVFQLFALYPHMNVRKNIGFPLLAQGMPSAEIRTRVEETAKLLRIDHLLNKSVSGLAGGDRQRVALGRAIVRRPKCFLMDEPLGTLDTEFRDLMVHELRELHNRIHATTVYVTHDQMEAMSMADKIAVMNHGVIEQFGSPREIYDRPATMFVADFIGSPPMNFLGFGGGLAKGAKEIVVQGAKVAVPEVREDIAPADMALGIRPEHIRFDDASKLRGAIYGTEYLGTTQIVAVETADGIIKARVPAEIRLNAGDHVGLALNSARLSLFDKGSGRAVRTAVHDTASQGRAQHG, from the coding sequence ATGGCCGAGATCCGCGTCCAGCACCTGAGAAAAGCCTTCGGCGATTTCGTCGCCGTGCAGGATTCCAACTTTGTCGTCGAGGATGGCGAATTCTTCGTCATGCTGGGGCCATCCGGCTGCGGCAAGACGACGACCTTGCGCATGATCGCCGGGCTCGAACTGCCGACCGGCGGCGAGATCCTGCTCGGCGGCGACGACGTCACCATGCTGCGGGCCCGCGAGCGCGACATCGCTTTCGTCTTCCAGCTGTTCGCGCTCTATCCGCACATGAATGTGCGCAAGAACATCGGCTTTCCCCTTTTGGCGCAAGGCATGCCCTCGGCCGAAATCCGCACACGGGTGGAGGAGACGGCGAAACTCCTGCGCATCGACCATCTGCTCAACAAATCCGTCTCCGGCCTTGCCGGCGGCGACCGCCAGCGCGTGGCGCTCGGCCGCGCGATCGTGCGGCGGCCAAAGTGCTTCCTGATGGACGAGCCGCTCGGCACGCTCGATACAGAATTCCGCGATCTGATGGTCCACGAACTGCGCGAGCTGCACAACCGCATCCACGCCACCACGGTCTATGTCACGCATGACCAGATGGAAGCGATGTCGATGGCCGACAAGATCGCTGTGATGAACCATGGCGTGATCGAACAGTTCGGCAGCCCACGTGAGATCTATGACCGTCCCGCAACCATGTTCGTCGCCGACTTCATCGGCTCGCCGCCGATGAATTTTCTGGGCTTTGGCGGCGGGCTCGCCAAGGGTGCGAAGGAGATTGTCGTCCAGGGCGCGAAAGTCGCGGTGCCCGAGGTGCGCGAGGATATCGCCCCGGCCGACATGGCGCTTGGCATAAGGCCCGAACACATCCGCTTCGACGACGCCTCGAAGCTGCGCGGCGCCATCTATGGCACCGAATATCTCGGCACCACGCAGATCGTCGCGGTGGAGACGGCCGACGGCATCATCAAGGCGCGCGTGCCGGCCGAGATCCGGCTCAATGCCGGCGACCATGTCGGCCTCGCCCTGAACAGCGCCCGGCTGTCGCTGTTCGACAAGGGGTCTGGCCGCGCGGTGAGAACCGCGGTCCACGATACCGCCTCTCAGGGGAGAGCGCAGCATGGCTGA
- a CDS encoding ABC transporter ATP-binding protein: MADVHIKNVTKSFGEHVAVDGLDLHIADGEFVVLLGPTGAGKTTTLRLIAGLERPDSGTIEIGGHNATMLSPAERDTAFVFQQYSLYPHLSVFDNLAFPLRSPARKIPEDQIRRRVEEVAKMVRIHHKLANRSTKLSGGEMQRVAIGRALVRKPAIYLMDEPLSSLDAKLRADLRLELKRIQSELGATMLYVTHDQIEAMTMADRIGILADGVLVQIGSPRTIYSEPANLHVAARLGQPAINLLPTGLLPDADAPTGTKTIGARTEHLTIEKTMNGHADGVVNWVEHLGDQNHLHVTVGPKKLVTLTDPDTDLAQGDKVVIRYRSPLYFGADGQRLM, encoded by the coding sequence ATGGCTGACGTGCACATCAAGAACGTGACCAAGAGTTTTGGCGAGCATGTCGCCGTCGACGGTCTCGACCTGCATATAGCCGACGGCGAGTTCGTCGTGCTGCTCGGGCCGACAGGCGCCGGCAAGACGACGACGCTGCGGCTGATTGCCGGGCTGGAGCGGCCGGATAGCGGCACGATCGAGATCGGCGGCCACAATGCCACGATGCTGTCGCCGGCAGAGCGCGACACCGCTTTCGTGTTCCAGCAATATTCGCTCTATCCGCATCTGTCGGTGTTCGACAATCTCGCCTTCCCGCTGCGCTCGCCGGCACGCAAAATCCCGGAAGACCAGATCCGACGCAGGGTCGAAGAGGTGGCGAAGATGGTGCGCATCCATCACAAGCTCGCCAACCGCTCGACCAAGCTGTCGGGCGGCGAAATGCAGCGCGTCGCCATCGGCCGTGCGCTGGTGCGCAAGCCCGCCATCTATCTGATGGACGAGCCGCTGTCGTCGCTCGACGCCAAGCTGCGGGCGGATCTGCGGCTCGAACTGAAGCGTATCCAGTCCGAACTCGGCGCCACCATGCTGTATGTCACGCACGACCAGATCGAGGCGATGACCATGGCCGACCGCATCGGCATCCTTGCCGATGGCGTGCTGGTGCAGATCGGCTCGCCGCGAACCATCTATTCCGAGCCGGCAAACCTGCATGTCGCGGCCAGGCTCGGCCAGCCGGCGATCAATCTTCTGCCGACTGGGTTGCTGCCTGATGCTGACGCACCGACTGGCACCAAGACGATTGGCGCGCGTACCGAACATCTGACGATCGAAAAAACCATGAATGGCCATGCCGACGGCGTCGTCAACTGGGTCGAGCATCTCGGCGACCAGAACCATCTGCATGTGACGGTGGGGCCGAAGAAACTGGTGACGCTGACCGATCCGGACACCGATCTGGCGCAGGGCGACAAGGTGGTGATCCGCTACCGCTCGCCACTCTATTTCGGCGCCGATGGACAACGATTGATGTGA